The following proteins come from a genomic window of Fontisubflavum oceani:
- a CDS encoding SDR family NAD(P)-dependent oxidoreductase, which translates to MADPRIVMVSGGTRGLGAAIVTRCLEAGHRVSVGARRPETLAEAFPDAPSDRLQAFSYDAEAPETAPAWVAATEAAFGAPDALVNNAGILKMVDFTRGGEDDLDQLWQVNVKGPFHLIRAALPHLKASGRGRVVNIASTDAKRYRDATTSLGYVMTKQALLAMTHAVRFAGWDEGLRGTAICPGAIDTEMISGIPGVTPKPERLQPETVAEIVAMVLALPNQASIPEIVANTRLESTI; encoded by the coding sequence ATGGCCGACCCACGCATCGTCATGGTCTCCGGCGGCACCCGAGGTCTGGGGGCCGCCATTGTCACCCGATGTTTGGAGGCCGGCCACCGAGTGTCCGTGGGCGCCAGACGGCCCGAAACCCTGGCCGAGGCGTTTCCAGATGCGCCGTCAGACCGGTTGCAAGCCTTCTCCTACGACGCCGAGGCACCAGAGACGGCCCCCGCATGGGTCGCCGCGACCGAAGCGGCCTTTGGTGCGCCGGACGCCTTGGTGAACAACGCGGGCATTCTGAAGATGGTGGACTTCACCCGCGGCGGGGAAGACGATCTGGATCAGCTCTGGCAGGTGAATGTCAAAGGCCCGTTTCATCTGATCCGGGCCGCGCTGCCACATCTGAAAGCCTCCGGGCGTGGGCGTGTGGTCAACATCGCCTCGACAGACGCCAAACGCTATCGCGATGCCACAACGTCACTTGGCTATGTGATGACAAAACAGGCGTTGCTCGCGATGACCCATGCCGTGCGCTTTGCCGGGTGGGACGAGGGCCTGCGCGGCACCGCGATCTGCCCCGGCGCGATCGATACCGAGATGATTTCGGGCATTCCCGGCGTGACGCCCAAACCGGAACGCCTGCAGCCCGAAACGGTGGCGGAGATTGTGGCGATGGTCCTGGCCCTGCCCAACCAAGCCAGTATCCCAGAGATCGTCGCCAACACGCGGTTGGAAAGCACGATCTAG
- a CDS encoding carbohydrate ABC transporter permease — protein MSSTVLAAPLLERRYARLGALLIAPTIVVFSLVIVYPLLAAIYLSVFSIYTPTLEGEFVGVDNYIQLFTEPAFWQSLWTTLIWTVGTLSLQIVFGVGLALLLHQNLWFRSLARSLVLFPYFVSTVVAVLVWRWLFNDLYGAVNHGLMQLGITDMPVDWLGSMPNAMIGVILVGAWKYFPFVVIAVLARLQTIPDHLYEAAKIDGAGPISRFWDVTLPQLRSVLVVIILLRAIWDFKEFDLIFLLTGGGPVTSTQTLPLLVYQEAFALNNMGQAAAYSVGMMLVMLVFMLIYIRRTGRES, from the coding sequence ATGTCCAGCACCGTCCTTGCCGCCCCTTTGCTCGAGCGCCGTTATGCCCGGCTTGGGGCTCTCCTTATCGCGCCGACCATCGTCGTGTTCAGCTTGGTGATCGTCTATCCGCTTCTGGCGGCGATCTATCTCAGCGTCTTTTCGATCTACACGCCGACCTTGGAAGGCGAGTTCGTCGGGGTCGACAATTACATTCAGCTGTTTACCGAACCTGCTTTCTGGCAATCGCTCTGGACAACCCTGATCTGGACGGTTGGCACACTGAGCCTGCAAATCGTTTTCGGCGTCGGGCTGGCGCTGCTTCTGCATCAAAACCTGTGGTTCCGGTCGCTGGCCCGCAGCTTGGTTTTGTTTCCCTATTTCGTCTCCACCGTCGTCGCGGTTCTGGTGTGGCGCTGGCTGTTCAATGACCTCTATGGCGCGGTCAATCACGGGCTGATGCAGCTTGGGATAACGGATATGCCCGTCGATTGGTTGGGGTCGATGCCCAACGCGATGATCGGTGTGATCCTGGTCGGTGCGTGGAAGTATTTCCCCTTTGTGGTGATTGCCGTCCTAGCTCGGCTGCAAACCATCCCCGATCACCTCTATGAGGCCGCGAAGATTGACGGCGCGGGTCCAATCTCGCGCTTCTGGGATGTGACCTTGCCGCAGCTTCGTTCGGTTCTCGTCGTCATCATCCTTTTGCGCGCGATCTGGGACTTCAAAGAGTTCGACCTGATCTTCCTGCTCACAGGCGGCGGGCCTGTTACCTCGACCCAAACCTTGCCGCTTCTGGTCTATCAAGAGGCTTTCGCGCTCAACAATATGGGTCAGGCGGCCGCCTATTCGGTGGGGATGATGTTGGTCATGCTGGTCTTCATGTTGATCTATATCCGCCGCACCGGACGGGAGAGCTAG
- a CDS encoding ABC transporter ATP-binding protein, translating into MAEVELKDVRKEFGAFVALERLNISINAGEFVALLGPSGCGKSTTLRMLAGLEFPTSGEISIGGRVVNDVAPGKRDIAMVFQSYALYPHMTVGENIAYPLKKRGVPKADRAAAVAKAAALLQLDPLLDRKPKQLSGGQQQRVALGRALVREPKVFLLDEPLSNLDAKLRSYMRAELIELHRRIGKTMVYVTHDQLEAMTMADRIAVMHDGLLQQFDTPDAVYNRPANRFVAGFIGTPSMNQLEGEIAGDRFMIAGQSVPINRRLFKADMGDGPVALGIRPENITLSGCNVDASIRLIENTGHEQIVTLEIPGGHRLLARAPAGQPHSIGEALKIGFAPEAIHLFEIDGRGTRLNLDDPTTVVPLTPSKVAGDDR; encoded by the coding sequence GTGGCTGAGGTAGAGTTAAAAGACGTCCGCAAGGAATTTGGCGCGTTTGTCGCGCTGGAACGGCTGAATATTTCAATCAATGCTGGCGAATTCGTCGCGCTTCTTGGCCCCTCGGGCTGCGGCAAATCCACAACCCTGCGGATGCTGGCCGGTCTGGAGTTTCCGACCTCGGGCGAGATTTCGATTGGCGGGCGGGTGGTCAACGATGTGGCCCCAGGCAAGCGCGACATCGCGATGGTGTTCCAATCCTACGCGCTTTATCCGCATATGACGGTGGGTGAGAATATCGCCTATCCGTTGAAGAAACGCGGCGTGCCCAAGGCGGATCGTGCCGCGGCCGTGGCCAAAGCCGCCGCCCTGTTGCAGCTTGACCCGCTGCTCGACCGCAAACCCAAGCAACTGTCTGGCGGGCAACAACAGCGCGTCGCTTTGGGGCGGGCCCTGGTCCGTGAACCCAAAGTCTTCCTACTGGATGAACCGCTTTCCAATCTCGACGCGAAACTCCGCAGTTACATGCGCGCGGAGTTGATCGAGCTGCACCGCCGGATCGGCAAAACCATGGTCTATGTGACCCATGATCAGCTTGAAGCAATGACCATGGCGGACCGGATCGCGGTGATGCATGACGGCCTTTTGCAGCAATTCGATACACCGGATGCGGTCTATAACCGCCCGGCCAACCGCTTTGTGGCCGGGTTCATCGGCACCCCGTCGATGAACCAATTGGAGGGCGAGATCGCCGGCGATCGGTTTATGATCGCGGGGCAATCCGTGCCAATCAACCGCCGCCTGTTCAAAGCGGATATGGGCGATGGTCCTGTCGCGCTTGGCATCCGCCCGGAGAATATCACGCTTTCTGGCTGTAACGTCGACGCCTCGATCCGGCTGATCGAAAACACAGGCCATGAGCAGATCGTGACCCTCGAAATCCCAGGCGGCCATCGCCTCTTGGCGCGTGCGCCCGCTGGTCAACCGCACTCTATTGGCGAAGCGCTGAAGATCGGCTTCGCACCGGAGGCCATCCATCTGTTTGAAATCGATGGGCGCGGCACACGGCTTAATCTCGACGACCCGACCACTGTAGTTCCCCTCACTCCATCAAAGGTTGCTGGCGATGACCGCTGA
- a CDS encoding aminotransferase class V-fold PLP-dependent enzyme, with protein MTAPISNRSDARFKGYHAARWAEPVVMELGHPGRRGAVFPKAGPVPDLPEGALRAAPPVLPEMTEHDVLRHYLHLSQMTLGMMGVSLFGTCTMKYNPRIGEQAVAADHLAKVHPLQHPDTLQGVLEIYSNFNEILCELSGMDQFVFQAGGGADAAYTHACVTRAYHASRGELEQRDQIITTIQTHPCSPATANTAGFEVITLTLEENGYPSVEQLKSVIGPRTAALMVNNPDDMGIYNPDIKEWVRLVHEAGGLCFYDHANFNGVMTRLRARELGFDACMYMLHKTFGAPKGAAGQPLGPMAAPRIWCRSCHHRWW; from the coding sequence ATGACTGCCCCAATCTCAAACCGCTCCGACGCCCGGTTCAAAGGTTATCATGCCGCCCGTTGGGCCGAACCGGTGGTGATGGAACTTGGCCATCCGGGCCGCCGTGGCGCCGTCTTCCCCAAGGCCGGGCCGGTGCCGGACCTGCCCGAGGGCGCGCTGCGCGCCGCTCCACCTGTTCTGCCGGAGATGACAGAGCATGATGTGTTGCGCCATTACCTGCATCTGAGCCAAATGACGCTTGGCATGATGGGCGTCTCGCTCTTCGGCACCTGCACGATGAAATACAACCCGCGGATTGGCGAACAGGCTGTGGCCGCGGATCATTTGGCCAAAGTGCATCCGTTGCAGCATCCCGACACTCTGCAAGGGGTCTTGGAGATCTACAGCAATTTCAACGAGATCCTCTGCGAGCTTTCCGGCATGGATCAGTTCGTGTTCCAGGCGGGTGGCGGGGCCGATGCGGCCTATACCCATGCCTGCGTTACCCGCGCCTATCATGCCAGCCGGGGTGAGTTGGAGCAGCGGGACCAGATCATCACCACGATCCAGACCCATCCTTGTTCCCCCGCGACGGCCAACACCGCCGGGTTCGAGGTGATCACGCTGACGCTTGAGGAAAACGGCTACCCCTCGGTGGAGCAGTTGAAATCGGTGATCGGCCCGCGCACGGCGGCGCTGATGGTCAACAACCCCGACGATATGGGCATCTACAACCCAGACATTAAGGAATGGGTGCGCCTGGTGCATGAGGCGGGTGGCCTCTGTTTCTATGATCATGCCAATTTCAATGGCGTGATGACCCGGCTCCGCGCCCGCGAATTGGGTTTCGATGCATGCATGTACATGCTTCATAAGACCTTCGGCGCGCCGAAGGGGGCGGCGGGCCAGCCGTTGGGGCCTATGGCTGCGCCGCGCATCTGGTGCCGTTCCTGCCATCACCGCTGGTGGTGA
- a CDS encoding ABC transporter substrate-binding protein, whose protein sequence is MSLKNVLSAGVDRRSVLAGMAASGAAAAIPRRLRAQEQITLRWWSPQSSPEQLAAYETQIRNFEAQHENVRVVFERTSDEGYAPQLAAAFASGEVPNVVTHLPSFAVSNYWRNGLLEPFNDVIEMIGPEKFYDGANQIYEVDPGQYAGTGIGNSAANMMWLRTDLMEQAGIEAAPRTWDEMLAAVAAMQGGGIFGAPLPYGRNSMTSLIFIGVIHQAGGQVFSPDLQVAIDSDETRDALEFYRAMREFCPPGATNYSWGDSLTAFVSGACATGIYTGRVLINVATQNPGIADHVTCELYPTKSADIAPWTFNDFPSVFIPRAADNMEATKQFAAFLFDPEGYIQQLHAAPGHVLPVLSTIADDPAYQANPIIERYSDEVNKMASAAAGGFNLGWESTAHQPNAKAGEIINSNVISEMVQRIVLNDENADQVLGETTARIEEIMTT, encoded by the coding sequence ATGAGTCTCAAGAATGTTCTGTCTGCCGGTGTTGACCGCCGGTCCGTCCTGGCCGGGATGGCCGCATCCGGGGCCGCAGCCGCGATTCCCCGTCGGCTTCGAGCGCAAGAGCAAATCACACTGCGCTGGTGGTCGCCGCAAAGCTCGCCCGAGCAGTTGGCCGCCTATGAAACCCAGATCCGGAACTTCGAAGCGCAGCATGAAAATGTCCGCGTCGTCTTCGAACGCACCTCCGATGAAGGCTATGCCCCGCAGCTGGCCGCGGCCTTTGCCAGCGGCGAGGTGCCGAATGTCGTCACCCACCTGCCCTCTTTTGCGGTCTCGAATTACTGGCGCAACGGGCTCTTGGAGCCCTTCAATGACGTGATCGAGATGATCGGGCCTGAGAAGTTCTATGATGGCGCCAATCAGATTTATGAAGTCGATCCAGGCCAATATGCAGGCACGGGCATTGGCAACTCGGCCGCCAATATGATGTGGCTCCGCACCGACCTGATGGAACAGGCCGGTATCGAGGCCGCCCCGCGCACCTGGGACGAGATGCTGGCGGCGGTCGCTGCGATGCAAGGCGGCGGCATCTTTGGCGCGCCCCTGCCCTATGGCCGGAATTCGATGACCTCGCTGATCTTCATCGGCGTCATCCATCAGGCCGGCGGCCAAGTCTTCAGCCCCGATCTGCAAGTGGCCATCGACAGTGACGAGACTCGCGACGCGCTGGAATTCTATCGCGCGATGCGTGAATTCTGCCCCCCGGGTGCCACCAACTATAGCTGGGGCGACAGCCTCACGGCCTTTGTCTCTGGAGCCTGTGCCACCGGTATCTATACCGGCCGCGTGCTGATCAATGTGGCGACGCAGAACCCCGGGATCGCCGATCATGTGACCTGCGAGCTCTATCCGACCAAATCGGCGGATATCGCACCCTGGACGTTTAACGACTTCCCGTCGGTCTTCATCCCGCGCGCTGCCGACAACATGGAAGCGACGAAACAGTTCGCAGCCTTCCTGTTCGACCCCGAAGGCTACATTCAGCAGCTTCACGCCGCACCGGGCCACGTTCTGCCGGTGCTCAGCACGATCGCGGATGACCCGGCCTATCAAGCCAACCCGATCATCGAGCGCTACTCCGACGAGGTTAATAAAATGGCCAGCGCAGCGGCCGGCGGGTTCAATCTCGGCTGGGAAAGCACGGCACATCAACCCAATGCGAAGGCCGGTGAGATCATCAATTCCAACGTGATCTCGGAAATGGTTCAGCGCATCGTGTTGAATGACGAGAATGCAGATCAGGTTTTGGGCGAGACAACCGCCCGGATCGAAGAGATCATGACAACCTGA
- a CDS encoding dihydrodipicolinate synthase family protein — protein MLYNIPGNAGNALTPDIVDRLADLDPVVAVKESSGDWLNFHQTLALARDRILVFCGPSSTIGVPSILAGCDGLIDCFPNVWERCLDLWSLTKAGRLDEAWEIQYLAREITDLFVSNGRTLYPSTKAAMDHLGFPGGGAPRAPLAPLTGAPLKELLTGLDQILDIQDTAA, from the coding sequence ATGCTCTACAATATTCCGGGCAATGCCGGGAACGCGCTGACGCCTGATATCGTCGACCGGCTGGCCGATCTGGACCCAGTTGTGGCTGTCAAGGAAAGCTCCGGCGACTGGCTGAATTTCCACCAGACCTTGGCCTTGGCCCGGGATCGGATTCTGGTCTTCTGCGGCCCCTCCTCCACGATTGGCGTGCCGTCAATCTTGGCGGGCTGCGATGGGTTGATCGATTGTTTTCCAAATGTTTGGGAACGTTGCCTTGATCTGTGGTCCTTGACCAAAGCCGGTCGTCTGGATGAGGCCTGGGAGATACAGTATCTCGCGCGCGAAATCACCGACCTCTTCGTGAGCAATGGCCGGACACTTTACCCCTCAACAAAAGCCGCGATGGACCATTTGGGCTTTCCCGGCGGTGGCGCGCCCCGTGCGCCCCTCGCCCCGTTGACCGGGGCCCCGCTGAAAGAGTTACTGACCGGGTTGGACCAAATTCTCGATATTCAAGACACCGCCGCCTGA
- a CDS encoding dihydrodipicolinate synthase family protein: MDRTSVNWTGAMPAITTPFARDGSIDHADLAANISRMMAAGSTGVIAAGCTGEFWSLTDRERSAVYRTAKQAVGDAGTTIVGAAAITPQAVIEALHDAKEAGCDGALVLPPYFAHLTEAEIIDHYETVAAAARCRSCSTIFRAMPGTR; encoded by the coding sequence TTGGATAGAACCAGCGTAAACTGGACCGGCGCGATGCCGGCCATCACAACGCCATTTGCTAGAGACGGCAGCATTGATCATGCCGACCTGGCGGCCAATATCAGCCGGATGATGGCCGCTGGCTCGACCGGCGTCATCGCGGCGGGTTGCACCGGCGAGTTTTGGAGTCTGACAGACCGTGAACGCAGCGCCGTCTACCGCACCGCGAAACAGGCGGTTGGCGATGCTGGGACGACCATTGTCGGGGCCGCCGCGATCACACCTCAGGCGGTGATCGAAGCGCTGCACGATGCCAAAGAGGCCGGTTGCGATGGGGCGCTGGTTCTGCCGCCCTACTTCGCCCACCTGACTGAGGCCGAGATCATCGATCATTATGAAACCGTCGCGGCGGCGGCCCGTTGCCGATCATGCTCTACAATATTCCGGGCAATGCCGGGAACGCGCTGA
- a CDS encoding carbohydrate ABC transporter permease: MPFLRKLAFNLFTWSLVLLIAFPLFWMIVTSLKPQTELFRIPPTWLPETVTFEHYARLLFDTPFLLYFRNSVVLATTTTIFVVLLGTVGAYSLVRFKYRGRDTLAMLVLFTYLLPSVVLIIPLYLMMVELGLSNTLTSLVLAHTTFALPYALWLLRSFMEGVPEDLESAALVDGATRLGAFKDVILPQLLPGIISTALFTFILSWNEYLYALVLVNSDSARPLTTGVMTMLISAFNIEWSLLMAASVMMSLPLIIVFAFLQSYLTRGFGAGGVKG, encoded by the coding sequence ATGCCATTCCTACGCAAACTCGCCTTTAACCTGTTCACCTGGTCGCTCGTCCTCCTGATCGCTTTCCCGCTGTTCTGGATGATCGTGACCTCGCTGAAACCACAGACCGAGCTGTTTCGTATCCCGCCAACCTGGCTGCCCGAGACGGTCACGTTCGAGCATTACGCGCGCCTGCTTTTCGACACGCCCTTCCTGCTCTATTTCCGCAACTCGGTCGTCTTGGCGACGACCACGACGATCTTTGTCGTGCTTCTCGGCACCGTGGGTGCCTATAGCCTGGTGCGGTTCAAGTATCGGGGGCGGGATACGCTGGCGATGTTGGTGCTGTTCACCTATCTCTTGCCGTCGGTCGTGCTGATCATTCCACTCTATCTGATGATGGTGGAGCTTGGGCTGTCGAACACGCTGACCAGCCTTGTGTTGGCCCATACCACCTTCGCCCTGCCCTATGCGCTGTGGCTGCTCCGATCCTTCATGGAAGGGGTCCCGGAAGATTTGGAGTCGGCGGCCCTGGTCGATGGCGCAACCCGGCTTGGCGCGTTCAAGGATGTGATCCTGCCGCAATTGCTGCCCGGGATCATCTCAACCGCGCTCTTCACCTTCATTCTGTCTTGGAACGAATATCTTTACGCGCTGGTCCTGGTGAACTCCGACTCCGCGCGCCCGCTGACAACCGGCGTAATGACGATGCTGATCTCGGCCTTCAATATCGAATGGTCGCTCCTGATGGCCGCCTCGGTCATGATGAGCCTGCCTTTGATCATCGTCTTCGCCTTCTTGCAAAGCTACCTGACTCGCGGCTTCGGCGCGGGCGGGGTAAAAGGATAA
- a CDS encoding PLP-dependent aminotransferase family protein has translation MKSGEGFALDEDRPDSIGKIREFWGNAPQVVKAYAWARAMGAEGLREAADISVLANNYMDKRLGELPGVSRSNPHIDVWRMEMTRHSLEQMTKDTGCTVVDISNRMTDYGIDALWLSHEPWLVAEPFTPEAGELWSKEDIDYWIDVMGQVIKEAYEDPEMVKTAPHKGAIHQLKGEGMEDPEKWATTWRAYLRKHRPVAAE, from the coding sequence GTGAAATCCGGGGAAGGGTTCGCGCTGGACGAGGATCGCCCGGACTCGATTGGCAAGATCCGCGAGTTTTGGGGCAATGCGCCGCAAGTGGTCAAAGCCTATGCCTGGGCGCGCGCCATGGGGGCCGAAGGCTTGCGCGAGGCGGCGGATATCTCGGTTCTGGCGAATAACTACATGGATAAGCGCTTGGGCGAGTTGCCGGGTGTCAGCCGCTCCAACCCGCATATCGATGTCTGGCGCATGGAGATGACGCGCCACTCGCTTGAACAGATGACGAAAGACACCGGCTGCACCGTGGTCGATATCTCGAACCGGATGACGGATTACGGGATTGATGCGCTGTGGCTCAGTCACGAACCCTGGCTGGTGGCCGAACCCTTCACACCCGAGGCCGGGGAGCTTTGGTCGAAAGAGGATATCGATTATTGGATCGACGTCATGGGCCAGGTGATCAAGGAGGCCTATGAAGACCCCGAGATGGTGAAAACCGCGCCACATAAAGGCGCGATCCATCAGCTGAAAGGTGAGGGGATGGAGGACCCGGAGAAATGGGCGACGACCTGGCGCGCCTATCTGCGGAAACATCGGCCTGTTGCGGCGGAGTAA
- a CDS encoding aminotransferase yields the protein MTADTLDTRELDRRYMFHPFSALNAHSQSGAAMMARSAEGVWITDDQGKRYLDAMAGLWCVNVGYGRDEIADALADQTRKLSYFHGFSSMATEPAAILAEQVIAKAPEGMSKVFFGASGSDANDTQVKLVWYYNNALGRPEKKKIISRDRGYHGVTVMSAGLTGLPGLHAGFDLPLPMIRHVSAPHNLWVRQPGESDDAFGDRLAQELEDMILGEGPETVAAFIAEPVMGAGGVIVPPEGYFPKIQAVLDRYDVLMIADEVICGFGRLGTWFGSDKLGIRPDLMTVAKGITSGYAPLSACIVSEKVWQVIANEGAAKFGPFGHGYTYTAHPVMAAAGLANLALMEREDLVARADAMGTVLQRALADTFGDMPIAAEIRGLGLVGAVEFANPTQDGWTRFDPSQTVAPRIARAALEAGLIVRALPNSDAISFSPPFIIDEEQIGFAVTTLRQAADQVLEALRSDKAVSV from the coding sequence ATGACCGCTGACACTCTCGACACCCGCGAGCTTGACCGCCGCTATATGTTTCATCCGTTCAGCGCGCTGAACGCCCATTCTCAATCTGGCGCGGCGATGATGGCACGTTCCGCCGAAGGTGTGTGGATCACCGATGATCAGGGCAAACGCTATCTGGATGCGATGGCCGGGCTTTGGTGTGTGAATGTCGGCTATGGCCGGGACGAGATTGCCGATGCGCTGGCAGATCAGACGCGCAAACTCTCCTATTTCCATGGGTTTTCTTCCATGGCCACGGAGCCCGCCGCTATTTTGGCGGAACAGGTCATCGCAAAAGCCCCCGAAGGCATGTCGAAGGTCTTCTTCGGCGCCTCAGGCTCGGATGCGAATGACACGCAGGTCAAACTGGTTTGGTATTACAACAATGCGCTTGGGCGCCCCGAGAAGAAGAAAATCATCTCTCGCGATCGGGGATATCACGGGGTGACGGTTATGTCGGCGGGCCTGACCGGCCTGCCGGGGCTGCATGCCGGGTTCGATCTGCCCTTGCCGATGATCCGCCATGTCAGCGCACCGCATAACCTGTGGGTACGGCAGCCAGGAGAAAGCGACGACGCGTTCGGCGACCGTCTCGCGCAAGAGTTGGAAGATATGATCTTGGGCGAGGGTCCCGAAACCGTCGCGGCCTTTATCGCAGAACCCGTGATGGGCGCGGGCGGTGTGATCGTTCCGCCGGAGGGGTACTTCCCCAAAATCCAAGCCGTGCTCGACCGCTACGACGTCTTGATGATCGCCGATGAGGTGATCTGTGGCTTTGGCCGTTTGGGCACCTGGTTTGGCTCCGATAAGCTTGGCATTCGCCCCGATCTGATGACCGTCGCCAAGGGCATCACCTCGGGCTATGCGCCACTCTCAGCCTGTATCGTCAGCGAGAAGGTCTGGCAGGTGATCGCCAATGAAGGCGCCGCGAAATTCGGCCCCTTCGGCCATGGCTACACCTATACCGCGCATCCGGTGATGGCCGCTGCGGGGCTGGCCAATCTGGCACTCATGGAGCGTGAAGACCTCGTGGCCCGCGCCGATGCCATGGGCACCGTCTTGCAACGCGCGCTTGCCGACACTTTCGGGGATATGCCAATCGCGGCCGAGATCCGGGGCCTCGGCTTGGTTGGTGCGGTCGAGTTCGCCAACCCAACTCAAGATGGCTGGACCCGGTTCGATCCGTCCCAAACCGTCGCCCCCCGGATTGCAAGAGCCGCGTTGGAGGCGGGTTTGATCGTCCGCGCGCTGCCCAATAGCGACGCGATCTCCTTCTCGCCGCCCTTCATTATTGACGAGGAACAGATCGGGTTTGCCGTCACGACGCTCCGTCAGGCGGCCGATCAGGTCTTGGAGGCGCTGCGAAGCGACAAAGCTGTAAGTGTTTGA
- a CDS encoding SDR family oxidoreductase, with amino-acid sequence MDLGLTGRTAIVSAASKGLGKACAFSLAREGVNLVLNARSAEALEATAEEIRAETGVSVTAVAADYNTDEGRAAVLEAAPVADILVSNPGVRQIPGDFNEWDKAEWLHWLDVHFLSSIQMIQSVLPGMRARKFGRIVNISVSFIKFPQQNFAHSHAARLALSGAIASIVRDCAPDNVTINTVCPGFFDTDALHTNLHNHARRGNTTYEAIVENRLQSVPAGRFADPKECGDLVTFLCSDQAGFILGQNIINDGGVYQGLF; translated from the coding sequence ATGGATTTGGGACTAACCGGACGCACCGCCATTGTCAGCGCCGCGAGCAAAGGCCTCGGCAAAGCCTGCGCCTTCTCTCTCGCGCGGGAGGGGGTGAATTTGGTTCTCAACGCGCGCTCCGCCGAGGCGCTTGAGGCCACCGCCGAAGAAATCCGCGCCGAGACCGGCGTCTCGGTGACCGCCGTCGCCGCCGACTATAACACCGACGAGGGCCGCGCCGCCGTTCTGGAGGCCGCGCCGGTCGCCGATATTCTGGTCTCGAACCCCGGCGTTCGGCAAATCCCCGGCGATTTCAATGAATGGGACAAGGCCGAGTGGCTGCATTGGCTGGACGTGCATTTCCTGTCCTCCATTCAGATGATCCAGAGTGTGCTTCCGGGCATGCGCGCCCGGAAATTCGGTCGGATCGTCAATATCTCGGTCAGCTTCATCAAATTCCCGCAGCAGAACTTCGCGCATTCCCATGCAGCGCGTCTGGCGCTTTCGGGCGCGATCGCTTCCATCGTGCGGGATTGCGCCCCGGATAACGTGACGATCAACACGGTCTGCCCCGGTTTTTTTGACACCGATGCGCTGCACACCAACCTGCACAATCATGCGCGTCGTGGGAACACCACCTATGAGGCGATTGTGGAAAACCGGCTGCAAAGCGTGCCTGCCGGACGGTTCGCCGATCCCAAGGAATGCGGCGATCTGGTAACCTTCCTCTGCTCCGATCAGGCCGGGTTTATCCTGGGTCAGAACATCATCAATGATGGCGGCGTCTATCAGGGGCTGTTCTAA